A single region of the Pontibacter kalidii genome encodes:
- a CDS encoding oxidoreductase, with protein sequence MNKEVNVGLLGFGMAGRTFHAPFISNVPGLQLKKIKANRLESVELARQRYPQTEVVPLEEDIFGDASIDLVVIATANPTHYKLAKAALAAGKHVLVDKPFTITSAEAEELIALAKEKQKVLTVYQNRRWDSDFKTVQKVVQAGLLGRLVEYETHFDRYRSELKPNSWKEEPLPGAGILYDLGAHLIDQALYLFGEPLEVYADVQVQRQHSQVPDYFEVVLYYESMKAILKAGMLVREQGPHFILHGSEGSFVKYGMDVQEENLKASRFPADTPNWGMEPESLWGTLHTTVQGLHYKGKLTSEPGDYTGLYQNVYKAILGQEELVVKPEQARNTIRIVELAMQSSAEKRRVKYSL encoded by the coding sequence ATGAACAAGGAAGTAAACGTAGGCCTGCTGGGCTTTGGCATGGCCGGAAGAACCTTTCACGCACCTTTTATTTCAAATGTACCGGGCCTCCAGCTGAAAAAAATAAAGGCCAACCGCCTGGAAAGTGTGGAGCTGGCCCGCCAGCGCTACCCACAAACGGAGGTGGTGCCCCTGGAGGAGGACATTTTCGGTGATGCAAGTATAGATCTGGTGGTGATCGCCACGGCAAATCCTACCCACTATAAATTAGCAAAAGCAGCTTTAGCGGCAGGCAAGCATGTATTGGTCGACAAGCCCTTTACCATCACCAGTGCGGAGGCCGAAGAACTGATCGCACTGGCAAAGGAAAAGCAGAAAGTGCTGACCGTGTACCAGAACCGCCGCTGGGACTCCGACTTTAAAACGGTGCAGAAAGTGGTGCAGGCCGGGCTGCTGGGCAGGCTGGTAGAGTATGAAACCCATTTTGACCGCTACCGAAGCGAGCTAAAGCCCAACAGCTGGAAAGAGGAGCCATTGCCCGGAGCCGGCATCCTGTATGACCTGGGCGCCCACCTCATCGACCAGGCTTTATACTTGTTCGGGGAGCCGCTGGAAGTATACGCCGATGTGCAGGTACAGCGCCAGCACTCGCAGGTGCCGGATTATTTTGAGGTAGTGCTTTACTATGAAAGTATGAAAGCTATCCTGAAAGCGGGTATGCTGGTGCGTGAGCAAGGGCCGCACTTTATACTTCACGGCAGTGAGGGCTCTTTTGTGAAGTATGGCATGGACGTGCAGGAAGAAAACTTGAAGGCCAGCCGCTTTCCCGCCGATACCCCGAACTGGGGTATGGAGCCCGAGAGCCTGTGGGGGACGCTGCACACCACCGTGCAGGGTCTGCACTACAAAGGCAAACTCACCAGCGAACCCGGGGACTATACCGGCCTTTACCAGAATGTGTATAAAGCCATCCTCGGCCAGGAGGAGTTGGTGGTGAAGCCGGAGCAGGCACGCAACACCATCCGGATTGTTGAGCTGGCCATGCAGAGCAGCGCGGAGAAGCGTAGGGTGAAGTATAGTTTGTAG